DNA sequence from the Burkholderia pyrrocinia genome:
GCGCTCCATCATCACGAACAGCCCGCAGCCGACCAGCGTGAACACGAGCAGCGACACGATGCCGAACATCGCCGACAGCCGCAGGACGATCGAGCGTTTCATGCCTGCCTCTCGGTGTCGCCGTCCTCGCGCGCCTCGAGCACGTAGCCCATCCCGCGGATCGTGTGCAGCAGCTTGTCCGCGAACGGGCCGTCGAGTTTCGCGCGCAGGCGCTTGATCGCCGTCTCGACGACGTTCGCGTTGCTGTCGAAGTTCACGTCCCACACGAGTTCGGCGATCGTCGTCTTCGACAGCACCTCGCCGCTGCGCCGCGCGAGCACGCCGAGCAGCTGGAATTCCTGCGCGGTCAGGTCGAGCCGCGTGCCGTCGCGGGTCGCGCGGCGGCCGATCAGGTCGACGCGCAGGTCGCCGATCGAGATCAGCGTCGATTCCTGCACGCGCGCGCGGCGCGTCAGTGCGCGCAGCCGTTCGATCAGTTCGAGGAACGAGAACGGCTTGGTCAGGTAGTCGTCGGCGCCGCCGCGCAGCCCGCGCACGCGGTCGTCGACGCGGTCGCGCGCGGTCAGCATGATGACGGGCGTCTGCTTCTGCGCGCGCAACGCGCGCAGCACGCCGAAGCCGTCGAGCTTCGGCAGCATCACGTCGAGCACGACCACGTCGTAGTCGAATTCGACGGCCTTCCACGCGCCGTCCTCGCCGTCGAGCGCGGTGTCGACGACCCAGCCTTCCTCGGTCAGGCCGCTCTTCAGGTATTCGACGACTTTCGGTTCGTCTTCGACGATCAGCACTTTCATGTTGTTGTTCCGCGTAACCGGGTTAGGGGCCGACGCTTGCGGCGGGCTGCGGGCCGGCCGCCGCGACGTCGGACGGCGCGGGGCCGCTCGTCGTGCCGCCGTCCCAGCCGCCGCCGAGCGCCTTCGCGAGAAAGACGACGAGCGCCGCACGCTGGCCCTGGATCTGCACGGCCTGACGCTCGCTCGTCAGCAGTTGCTGCTGGGCCGTCAGCACGTCGATGAACGGCGTCAGGCCGCCCGCGTAGCGGTCCTGTGCGAGCGACACGAGCTTGCGCGCGTCGTCGACGGCCGCCGATGCCTGCTGCGCGGCGTCGGCCAGCGCCGACAGACCCGTCACCGCATTTTGCACCTCCTGGAACGCGGTGAGCACGGTCTGCCGGTAGCCGGCCTGTGCGGCGGCATAACCGGCCTGCGCGAAATCGACGCCGGCCTTCAGCTTGCCGCCTTCGAACAGCGGCTGGCTGACCGACGCGCCGACCGACCACAGCAGCGCCGGCACGGTGAACAGGCTCGCGAAGCGCGTCGCATCCCAGCCGATGTCCGGCGACAGCGCGATGCGCGGGAAATACGCGGCGCGCGCGACGCCGATCTGCGCGTTCGCGGCCGCCATCGCGCGCTCGGCCGACGCGACGTCGGGGCGCCGTTGCAGCAGGTCGCTCGGCATGCCGGTCGGCAGCGCAGGTGCGTTGATCGGCACCACGCGCGGCGGCAGCGAGAATTCGGGGGCCGGCGTGCCGACCAGCGTCGCGATCGCGGTTTCGACCTGGGTGCGCTGCTGGATCAGCAACTGCGCCTGCGTGCGCGTTGCGTCGAGCTGCGAGCGCTGCTGCAGCAGGTCGAGGCCCGACACGGCGCCGAGTTCATGGCGCGCGCTCACGTAGTCGAGCGCCTTCTGCTGCAGGTCGATCGAGCGCTTGACGACGTCGATCTCGCTATCGAGTTCGCGCAGCGCGAAATAGCTCGACGCGAGATCGGCGGTCAGCACGAGGCGCGCGTTCGCGAAATCGTCGTGCGCCTGCTCGGTGCTCGCCTGCGCGGATTCGACGCTGCGCCGCACGCGGCCGAACAGGTCGAGCTCGTAGCTGACGCTCGCGCCGACCTGGATCTCGTTCTGCACGGTCGACATGCTGCGCGTCGCGTAGTTGGTCTGCGGCCGGTCGGCGGAGATCTTGAAGCGCTGGCCGCTCGCGTTCAGGCCGACCGCCGGATACTGCGCGGACGCGACCGATGCGAGCGTCGCCTTCGCCTGGTCGTAGCGCGCGGCGACGGCCTTCAGGTTCTGGTTGTTGCGCAGCGCGTCGGTTTCGAGCGCGTCGAGCTGCGGATCGCCGAACGCGGTCCACCATGCCGGATCGAGCGGCGCGCGGGCCGGCGCGGCCGGGTGCCAGTACGCGTCGGCCGGGTCGAGCCGCCATGCGGCCGGCGTATCGACGGCCGGGCGCCGGTAGTCGGGGCCGACCGTGCAGCCGGCGAGGGCGGCCGCCGCGATGACGGCGGCGAGCGCCGCGGGCCGCACGCGGGCGCGTTTCGCGATCACGACTTTGCCCCCGCGACGGCCGATGCGGGTTTGGCCGCCGGCGTCGACACGACGACCGGGTCGCCGTTCGCGAGCGCGTCGCTCGGGTTCGCGACCAGGCGGTCGTTCGGCGTGATCGGCCCGTCGACTTCGAGCGTCTGCCCGATCGTGCGCACGACCGTCACCGGTTTCAGGCGGACCTGGCCGTTCGCGTCGACGGTCGCGACCGTCGGGCCTTCGGCGCGGAACAGCAGCGTATTGGCCGGGATCTGCAGGCGGCCGACCGGCGTCATCGGCAGCGTCGCCTGCACGTATGCGCCGGGCAGCAGCCGTGCATCCGGGTTCGGCAGCGTGATCTCGATCTGCAGCGAACGCGTCGCGACATCGATCGACCCGGACGTGCGCGTGATCGTGCCGTCGAAGCTTCGGCCCGGCAGCTCGGACTGCGCGACGCTCACGTGCTGGCCGACCTTCACCTGCTGCGCATACGCCTGCGGCACCTGTACGTAGAGGCGCAGCCGGTCGGCCTGCACGACCGTGAACAGCGAGCGGCCCGCGTTGCCGGAGCTGACGAGATCGCCGACGTCGACGTTGCGCTGCGTGACGATCCCGTCGATCGGCGCGACGATCCGCTGGAAGCCCTTCAGTTCGGTGAGCCGGCGCATGTTCGCGTCGGCCGCGGCGAGGTTCGCGGTGCCCTGGTTGAACGCGCCCTGGCGATCGTCGAGTTCCTGCTGCGACACCGCATCGCGCTGGCGCAACTGCTGCGCACGGTCGAACGACGTCTTCGCGAGCGCGAGCGCCGCCTGCGCCTGCTGGCGCTGCGCGGTGGCCTGCGCGAGTTCCTGGTTCAGCTCGGGCGTGTCGAGTTCGGCGAGCACTTGCCCCTGCTTCACGTGCGCGCCGATGTCGGCCTGCCAGCGCAGCACATAGCCACTCGCGCGTGCGTAGATCGGCGCCTCGACGAAGCCGCGCAGCGTGCCGGGCAGCGTCAGCTTGCCGCCGGTGGCCGCGTCGGTCGGGCGCACGACGTTCACGTATTGGCGCGTGTTCTGCACGGCGACCGCGTCGAGCCGGTTGCGGTTCAGCACGTTGACGACGATCGTGCGCGCGGCGCCGGCGGCCAGCAGCACGCCGATCACGATCAGCACGATTCGCCCGCGCCGCGACACCGACGTGCGCGTCGGCAGGTGCATGCCGTGTTCGTCCACCTGGATGCCGACGGAGCTGTGATGTTTCTCTTCCATGAATTGACCGGGTCTATAGGCGAAAGTCAGTGTCCGGCCTGGCGCGCGCGCCGGCGGGCCAGCCGCGAATGCACGCCGCCGAACACGAGCGGCACGAACAGCAAGGTCGAAACGGTTGCGAACAGCAGCCCGCCGATCACCGCGCGGCCGAGCGGCGCGTTCTGCTCGGCGCCTTCGCCGAGACCGAGCGCCATCGGCACCATGCCGATGATCATCGCGAGCGCCGTCATCAGCACCGGCCGGATCCGCGTCGCGCCGGCCTCCAGCGCGGCCGTGAGCGGCGGCGCGCCGGCCGCGAGCCGCTGGCGCGCGAACGACACCACGAGAATGCTGTTCGCGGTCGCGACGCCCACCGTCATGATCGCGCCCGTCAGCGCGGGCACGCTCAGGTGCGTGCCGGTGATGAACAGCATCCACGCGATGCCGGCGAGCGCGGCCGGCATCGCGCTGATAATGATCAGCGGGTCGAGCCACGACTGGAAATTGACGACGATCAGCAGGTAGACGAGCACGATCGCCATCGCGACACCCGCGCCGAGGCCGATATACGACGTGCGCATCGTCTCGATCTGGCCGCGCATCGTCAGCTCGGTGCCGCGCGGCAGGCTCGCGCGCGTGTCGGACACGATGCGGTCGATCTCGCCCGCGACCGAGCCGAGGTCGCGGCCCTCGACGCTCACGTACAGGTCGATCGCCGGGCGGATGTTGTAGTGCGTGATCACGGCCGGATTCGCGGCGGTGCGCACCTGCACGAGGTTGCCGAGCAGTTGCAGCGGCATGCCGCTGCGGCCGCTGGCCGAGATCGGCGTGCCGAGCAGGTCGTCGACCGACGAGATGTTGTATTGCGGGGTCTGGATCTGCAGCGGGTACTGGACGCCCGTCTTCGGGTTGATCCAGAACGACGGCGTCGTCTGCGAACTGCCGGACAGCGAGATCAGCATGTTCTGCGCGACGTTCTGCGCGGAGAGGTTGAGCTGCTGCATGCGCGTACGATCCATGTCGGCCAGCAGGGTCGGCTCGTCGTTGCGTTGCAGCACGTGCACGTCGACGGCGCCGGGGATTTGCCTGATCTTTTTCATCAGGTTGCTCGCGATAGTCATGTTACTCGCGAGATCGTTGCCGAGCACCTGCACGTCGATCGCGGCCGGCTGACCGAAGTTGAGGATCTGCGTGATGATGTCCGACGGCTGGAAGAAGAATTCGACGCCCGGGAAGCGTTCGGGCAGCAGCTTGCGCAGCGTCTGTACGTAATGCGTGGTCGCGCGGTGGCCGGGCTTCAGCGCGATCAGCAGCTCGCCGTCGAGCGTGCCGATGGTGCCGGCATTGCTGTACGACAGGTTGATGCCGCTGACGGGCAGGCCGAGGTTGTCGACGATCGCGCCGAGCTCGTCGGGCGGCACGACTTCGCGGATCACGCGCTCGACCCGGTCCGCGAGGCGCGCGGTTTCCTCGATCCGGTAGCCGGTCGGCGCGCGCATGTGCAGCCGGATGTTGCCGGAATCGGCATTCGGGAAGAAGTCGCGGCCCAGCGCGAACACGAGGCCCGTCGACAGCACGCAGAAGCCGAGGAAGCACATCGCGTAGAAGCGGCGCCGCACGAGCAGCATGCTCAGCAGCACGATGTACCACGCGCGCAGCCGCTCGAACGCGTCGTTGAACGCATGATGCAGGCGTGCGAAACGCGACGTCGCATGATCGGGGCCCGTGCTCGCCTGCTGCGGGCGGAACAGCAGCATCGCAAGCGTCGGCACGAGCGTGCGCGACAGCACGTACGACGCGAGCATCGCGAACACGACGGCTTCCGCGAGCGGCACGAACAGGAAGCGCGCGACGCCCGTCAGGAAGAACATCGGCACGAACACGATGCAGATGCACAGCGTCGACACGAACGCGGGCACCGCGATTTCGCCGGCGCCTTCGAGGATCGCCTCGTGCAGGTCCGTACTGAACGACGACCCCCACGCTCCCTTCGGTCGCTGCCCCCCGAGGGGGGCGCTCGGCACGCTTGGGGCGGCCCGGCGCATGCCGAGATGCAGGTGCCGCTCGATGTTCTCGATCGTGACGGTCGCGTCGTCGACCAGGATCCCGACCGCGAGCGCGAGCCCGCCGAGCGTCATGATGTTGATGGTCTCGCCGAGCGCCGACAGCGCGATCAGCGACGTGAAGATCGACAGCGGAATCGAGATCGCGATGATCAGCGTGCTGCGCCAGTTGCCGAGGAACAGCAGGATCATCATCGCGGTCAGCACGGCCGCGATCAACGCCTCGTGGATCACGCCCTGGACGGCCGCGTTGACGAACACCGACTGGTCGAACAGCGGCGTGATCGTGAGCCCTTCGGGAAGCGTCGGAATTACCTTCGGCAGCAGCGCCTTCAGGTCCGACACGACCTTGAGCGTCGACGCGTCGCCGCTTTTCAGGATCGACACGAGCACGCCGCGCTGGCCGTTCTGGCGCACGACGTTGGTCTGCGGCGCGAAGCCGTCGCGCACGGACGCGACCTCGCGCAGGTAGGTCGTCGCGCCGTTGACGGTCTGGATCGGCAGGTTGTTGATGTCGGCGACCGTGTCTGCCGACGCGTTCGTGTCGATCCGGTATTCGGTCTGGCCCATCTTCGCGGTGCCGGTCGGCAGCACGAGGTTCTGCGCGTTGACCGCGTTGACGATGTCGGCCGGCGTGAGGCCCTTCGCGAGCAGCGCCTGCGGATCGAGATCGATCGCGACCACGCGCGTGCGGCCGCCGTACGGGAACGGCACCTGCGCGCCGGGAATCGTGATCAGTTGCGGGCGCAGGAAGTTCAGTGCGATGTCCGCGAGCGACTGTTCGCTGAGCGTCGTGCTCGACAGCCCGAGCTGGATCACCGGGATGCTCGACGCGGAATAGGTGATCACGAGCGGCGGCGTCGCGCCTTGCGGCATCTGCCGCACGATCGCCTGCGCGGACGACACCGTCTGCGCGATCGCCGTCTGCACGTTCGCGCCGGGCTGCAGGAACACCTTCACGACCGCGATGCCGGGCAGCGACGTCGACTCGACATGCTGGATGTTGTTGACGGTCGTCGTCAGGATCCGTTCATGCACGGCCGTGATGCGGTTCGTCATCTCCGTCGCGGAGAAGCCGCTGTAATTCCAGATCACGCTGATCACGGGGATGTTGATCGCGGGCAGCACGTCGACCGGCGTGCGCATCAGCGCAAGCGGCGTGGCCAGCACGATCATGATGGCCATGACGATGAACGTGTAGGGGCGCCTGAGCGCGAGATTGACGATCCACATGGAGGCAGCGGGACAGGCGGTGATCAGGCGTCGGTGAAGGGAACCCGAATGATAGGCGTCGGCGTGGAACGGGTTACTGTCGCGAAACTGGCGGAATTGTCAGGTTGGGCGCGCGGTCGCCGCCGGCCGATTCTGCTGACGAAATACGTGCGCCCGCTGCGACCCGCGAACGGCTGCGGCAACGTCAGCGTACGTCGTGCCGGTGGCGGTTTCGCTCATCGCGCCGCGCTCAGATCTGCTCCATCCCGAAGCGCGCGAGCGCACCCAGATCGACGACCTCGATCTGGTTGTACGCGAGCCGCAGCGCGCCGAGCTTCTCGAGCTGCTGCAGCGCCTGGTTGATCCGCTGCCGCGACACGCCGACGAGCATCCCCAGTTCCTCCTGCGAGATCGACAGCGACGGGCCGGTGTCCGGGTACAGGGCTGGGTTGAAAAGCTGCGCGAGCGACTGCGCGACGCGCGCGTCGACGTCGAGCAGCCGGCTGTTCTGGATCGACGCGATGAATTCGCCCATCCGGTTGTTCAACTGGTGGATCACGAAGCGCGTGAACGGCAGGCTCGTGTCGAGCAGCGCATGGAACGTGTCGACCGGCACGAACAGCACGGTCGAGCGCTGGATCGCGACGACCTCGTACTTGCGCAGCTCGCGCTTGATCACGCTGCCTTCGCCGAACCAGCCGCCCGACGGCACGCCCGAAAACGTGCAGCCGCGCCCCGACGCATTGAAGATCGCCAGCTTCAGCAGCCCGCGATGCACGCCGATCCAGTATTCGGACGGCGCGAGCCGGTGCGCGATCACGTCGCCGGCCTCGCACTGCTCGACGTGCGACTGCGCGAGCACCAGCGCCTGGTGCTCGGGCGCGAGCGTGCGGAACCACGCGCACTGGCCGAACAGCGTCGACAGCGCCGGCAACGGGCCCGGTTCGGGAAGCGCGTCGGCCGGGAGGGCGGCCGCGTCGGGCGGCGCAACGTGGTGGTCGTGCATGGGTGAGGGTTTGCGAGGTTAGGGATAACGCGCAGCGCTCGAAAGGCACTCTGTCGTTTCGATGACAGACGGCTCACAATAACGCCCGTTAGGCTGTCGGCAATTGAACCACATCAAAACGATCCGGGGTGCATGCACCCCGGTCGACAGAACACGGGAGACAGGATCATGACGCAGATGTTCGAGGCCGGGCTCGGCCGCCGCGATGCCAATTACGTACCGCTCACCCCGATCGACTTCCTGGTCCGGACGGCGGAAGTCTATGGCGAGCGCCTCGCGATCGTGCACGGCGACGTGCGGCGCACGTGGGGCGAGACCTACACGCGCGCGAAGCAGCTGGCGAGCGCGCTCGCGCGGGCCGGCGTCGAGCGCGGCGACACCGTCGCCGCGATGCTGCCGAACATCCCCGCGATGGTCGAGGCGCACTTCGGCGTGCCGATGGCCGGCGCGGTGCTCAACACGATCAACACGCGGCTCGACGTGCCGTCGGTGCTGTTCATGCTGCGTCACGGCGAGGCGAAGGTGCTGATCGTCGATACCGAATACGCGGAGTTCGCGCATCGTGCTGCGCTCGAGGTGCCGGGCCTGAAGATCGTCAGCGTCGCCGATGCGATGCCGGCCGATCCCGACCGGTTCGCGGGCGCGACCGACTACGAAGCGTTCATCGCCGGCGGCGATGCCGACTACGCATGGACGCCGCCCGCCGACGAATGGGATGCGATCGCGCTGAACTACACGTCCGGCACGACCGGCGACCCGAAGGGCGTGGTCTACCACCATCGCGGCGCGTATCTGGCGGCGATCAGCAACATCCTCGAATGGGACATGCCGAAGCACGCGGTGTATCTGTGGACGCTGCCGATGTTCCATTGCAACGGCTGGTGCTTCCCGTGGGCCGTCGCGGCGCGCGCGGGCGTGAACGTGTGCCTGCGCAGGTTCGACGCGAAGACGGTATTCGACCTGATTCGCCGCGAACGCATCACGCACTATTGCGGCGCGCCGATCGTGCAGAGCGCGATCGCGAACGCGCCGGCCGAATTCCGCGAAGGGATCGACCACACGGTGCACGCGATGGTCGCGGGCGCGGCGCCCGCGCCGGCGGTGATCGCGAAGATGAAGGAGATCGGTTTCGACCTGCTGCACGTGTACGGGCTGACCGAGGTCTACGGCCCCGCGACCGTGTGCGCGAAGCAGGCGCACTGGGAAGCGCTGCCGGATGAAGAGCGCGCGCGGCTCAATGCGCGCCAGGGCGTGCGCTACCACCTCGAAGCGGGCGCGACGGTGCTCGATCCCGACACGATGGCGCCGGTGCCGGCCGACGGCGAGACGCTCGGCGAGATCATGTTCCGCGGCAACATCTGCATGAAGGGCTACCTGAAGAACCCGCACGCGACCGACGAGGCGTTCCACGGCGGCTGGTTCCATACCGGCGATCTGGGCGTGCTGACACCGGACGGCTATATCCGCATCAAGGATCGCCGCAAGGACATCATCATCTCGGGCGGCGAGAACATCTCGAGCATCGAGGTCGAGGACGCGCTGTACCGGCATCCGGCCGTCGCGGTTGCGGCCGTCGTCGCGATGCCCGACCCGAAATGGGGCGAGGTGCCGTGCGCGTTCGTCGAGTTGCGCGAAGGCGCGCGCGCGACCGAGGAGGAGATCGTCGCGCACTGCCGGCAACTGCTCGCGGGCTTCAAGGTGCCGAAGGTCGTGCGCTTCGGCGAGCTGCCGAAAACGTCGACCGGCAAGATCCAGAAGTTCCAGCTGCGCAATGCGGTCGGGTCGGACAAGGCGATCGACCTGGCGGGCGACAAGAAGTAGACGGCGGGCGGCCACCGGCCGCCGCCGGTCGACGCTCATGCGTCGCGTTCGAGCCGGAACACGCTGACGGCTTCGGACAGTTGCGCGGCCTGGTCGCGCAGTGCGACGGCCGCGCGCTCGGCGTCCGAGATCAGCGTCGCGTTCTGCTGCGTGGCTTCCCCGATCTGCGTGACGGCCTGGTTCACCTGCTCGATGCCGGTCGATTGCTCTCGCGATGCAGAGCTGATCTCGCCGATCAGCGTGCGGACCTGATCGACGCGGGCGACGATGTCGCGCATCGTGCCGCGCGCCGCGTCCGCGATTCGGTACCCCTGTTCGACGGTCGTCGACGATTCGGCGCTCAGCGCGTCGATTTCCTTGACCGCGGCCGCGCTGCGCTGCGCGAGCGCGCGCACTTCGGCCGCGACCACCGCGAAGCCCTTGCCGTGCTCGCCCGCGCGCGCGGCTTCGACGGCAGCGTTCAGCGCCAGGATGTTGGTCTGGAACGCGATGCCTTCGATCGCGCCCGTGATTTCGGCGATCCGGCGCGTTGCGCGGCCGATTTCGTCCATCGTCGCGACCACGCGCTGCACCGCCGCGTCGCCGTCGGTCGCGGCGGTCGATGCGTTCGCGACCAGCGCATTCGCTTGCGCCGCGTGCTCGGCGTTCTGCTGCACGGCGGCCGTGATCTGCTCCATGCTGGCCGCCGTCTGTTCGACGCTGCTCGCCTGCGTCGCGATCCGCGCGGCGATGTCGCCGCTGCCGGCCGCGATGCCGACCATGCCGCGCGCGATGTCGGCCGAGCCGCTGCGCACCTGCGCGACGATCCGCGCCAGGCCGTCGCCGATCCCGTCGACCGCCTGCACGAGCCGGCCGATCTCGTCGTTGCGCGTGGCGCCGCGTGCCGCCTCGCCGTCGCGAATCCGCACGCTGAGGTCGCCCGCAGCGTAGCGTTCGGACGCGCGTGCCGCCGCATCGAGCGGCCGGCTCACGACGCGCTTCACGACCACGACGAACAGCGCCGCGAACGCCGCGACGAGCACGCCGGCGATCATCAGGAAGCGGTCGCGGAGGGTGCGCATGCCGGCGAGCAGTTCGTCGTCGATTGCGATGCCGCCAACCAGCCACTGCCACTGCGGAATCGTCGTGAACGACACGAACTTCGCGGTTGGCTGGCTGTCGTGCGCGGCCGGGTCGGCCGACGTATACGCGAGCCGGCCGTGGCCGGCCGCGAGCATCTGCGTGTACGGCGCGCGCGCGTCGTCGGCGCGTTGGCCGGCTGCATCGGGATGGACGACGAAGGTGCCGCGCGATGCGCCCGGCGACGCGTCGAGCACGAAATAGTAGCCGTTCTCGCCGACCTTCAACGCACGGATGCCGTCCTGGACGACTTGCAACTCCGCGCCGACGTCGAGACCGACGAACAGCGCGCCGATCACGCGGCCGGTTGCATCGGTGACCGGCTTGTACTGCGTGATGTACTGCCGGCCGAACAGTTTGGCGAGGCCCGTGTAGCTGCGCCCGGCGACGAGCGGCGCGTACGCGGGGCTCGCGCGATCGAGGCGCGTGCCGACCGCGCGTGCCCCGTCCTGTTTCTTCAGCGACGTCGTGATGCGCACGAAATCGTCGCCGTCGCGCGCGAAGATCGTCGCGATCGCGCCGCTTTTCTTCAGGAACTGGTCGGGAATCGAGTAGTCGAGGTCGAGCGGCTGGCCGCCCGCGGACAGCGTGGGCGCGGCGACGCCGCCGATGTCGACGGTGCGCGCCGGGTCGAGCGAGAAATCGGCCGG
Encoded proteins:
- a CDS encoding heavy metal response regulator transcription factor, with translation MKVLIVEDEPKVVEYLKSGLTEEGWVVDTALDGEDGAWKAVEFDYDVVVLDVMLPKLDGFGVLRALRAQKQTPVIMLTARDRVDDRVRGLRGGADDYLTKPFSFLELIERLRALTRRARVQESTLISIGDLRVDLIGRRATRDGTRLDLTAQEFQLLGVLARRSGEVLSKTTIAELVWDVNFDSNANVVETAIKRLRAKLDGPFADKLLHTIRGMGYVLEAREDGDTERQA
- a CDS encoding efflux transporter outer membrane subunit, with amino-acid sequence MIAKRARVRPAALAAVIAAAALAGCTVGPDYRRPAVDTPAAWRLDPADAYWHPAAPARAPLDPAWWTAFGDPQLDALETDALRNNQNLKAVAARYDQAKATLASVASAQYPAVGLNASGQRFKISADRPQTNYATRSMSTVQNEIQVGASVSYELDLFGRVRRSVESAQASTEQAHDDFANARLVLTADLASSYFALRELDSEIDVVKRSIDLQQKALDYVSARHELGAVSGLDLLQQRSQLDATRTQAQLLIQQRTQVETAIATLVGTPAPEFSLPPRVVPINAPALPTGMPSDLLQRRPDVASAERAMAAANAQIGVARAAYFPRIALSPDIGWDATRFASLFTVPALLWSVGASVSQPLFEGGKLKAGVDFAQAGYAAAQAGYRQTVLTAFQEVQNAVTGLSALADAAQQASAAVDDARKLVSLAQDRYAGGLTPFIDVLTAQQQLLTSERQAVQIQGQRAALVVFLAKALGGGWDGGTTSGPAPSDVAAAGPQPAASVGP
- a CDS encoding efflux RND transporter periplasmic adaptor subunit, which translates into the protein MEEKHHSSVGIQVDEHGMHLPTRTSVSRRGRIVLIVIGVLLAAGAARTIVVNVLNRNRLDAVAVQNTRQYVNVVRPTDAATGGKLTLPGTLRGFVEAPIYARASGYVLRWQADIGAHVKQGQVLAELDTPELNQELAQATAQRQQAQAALALAKTSFDRAQQLRQRDAVSQQELDDRQGAFNQGTANLAAADANMRRLTELKGFQRIVAPIDGIVTQRNVDVGDLVSSGNAGRSLFTVVQADRLRLYVQVPQAYAQQVKVGQHVSVAQSELPGRSFDGTITRTSGSIDVATRSLQIEITLPNPDARLLPGAYVQATLPMTPVGRLQIPANTLLFRAEGPTVATVDANGQVRLKPVTVVRTIGQTLEVDGPITPNDRLVANPSDALANGDPVVVSTPAAKPASAVAGAKS
- a CDS encoding efflux RND transporter permease subunit → MWIVNLALRRPYTFIVMAIMIVLATPLALMRTPVDVLPAINIPVISVIWNYSGFSATEMTNRITAVHERILTTTVNNIQHVESTSLPGIAVVKVFLQPGANVQTAIAQTVSSAQAIVRQMPQGATPPLVITYSASSIPVIQLGLSSTTLSEQSLADIALNFLRPQLITIPGAQVPFPYGGRTRVVAIDLDPQALLAKGLTPADIVNAVNAQNLVLPTGTAKMGQTEYRIDTNASADTVADINNLPIQTVNGATTYLREVASVRDGFAPQTNVVRQNGQRGVLVSILKSGDASTLKVVSDLKALLPKVIPTLPEGLTITPLFDQSVFVNAAVQGVIHEALIAAVLTAMMILLFLGNWRSTLIIAISIPLSIFTSLIALSALGETINIMTLGGLALAVGILVDDATVTIENIERHLHLGMRRAAPSVPSAPLGGQRPKGAWGSSFSTDLHEAILEGAGEIAVPAFVSTLCICIVFVPMFFLTGVARFLFVPLAEAVVFAMLASYVLSRTLVPTLAMLLFRPQQASTGPDHATSRFARLHHAFNDAFERLRAWYIVLLSMLLVRRRFYAMCFLGFCVLSTGLVFALGRDFFPNADSGNIRLHMRAPTGYRIEETARLADRVERVIREVVPPDELGAIVDNLGLPVSGINLSYSNAGTIGTLDGELLIALKPGHRATTHYVQTLRKLLPERFPGVEFFFQPSDIITQILNFGQPAAIDVQVLGNDLASNMTIASNLMKKIRQIPGAVDVHVLQRNDEPTLLADMDRTRMQQLNLSAQNVAQNMLISLSGSSQTTPSFWINPKTGVQYPLQIQTPQYNISSVDDLLGTPISASGRSGMPLQLLGNLVQVRTAANPAVITHYNIRPAIDLYVSVEGRDLGSVAGEIDRIVSDTRASLPRGTELTMRGQIETMRTSYIGLGAGVAMAIVLVYLLIVVNFQSWLDPLIIISAMPAALAGIAWMLFITGTHLSVPALTGAIMTVGVATANSILVVSFARQRLAAGAPPLTAALEAGATRIRPVLMTALAMIIGMVPMALGLGEGAEQNAPLGRAVIGGLLFATVSTLLFVPLVFGGVHSRLARRRARQAGH
- a CDS encoding Crp/Fnr family transcriptional regulator, which gives rise to MHDHHVAPPDAAALPADALPEPGPLPALSTLFGQCAWFRTLAPEHQALVLAQSHVEQCEAGDVIAHRLAPSEYWIGVHRGLLKLAIFNASGRGCTFSGVPSGGWFGEGSVIKRELRKYEVVAIQRSTVLFVPVDTFHALLDTSLPFTRFVIHQLNNRMGEFIASIQNSRLLDVDARVAQSLAQLFNPALYPDTGPSLSISQEELGMLVGVSRQRINQALQQLEKLGALRLAYNQIEVVDLGALARFGMEQI
- a CDS encoding acyl-CoA synthetase → MTQMFEAGLGRRDANYVPLTPIDFLVRTAEVYGERLAIVHGDVRRTWGETYTRAKQLASALARAGVERGDTVAAMLPNIPAMVEAHFGVPMAGAVLNTINTRLDVPSVLFMLRHGEAKVLIVDTEYAEFAHRAALEVPGLKIVSVADAMPADPDRFAGATDYEAFIAGGDADYAWTPPADEWDAIALNYTSGTTGDPKGVVYHHRGAYLAAISNILEWDMPKHAVYLWTLPMFHCNGWCFPWAVAARAGVNVCLRRFDAKTVFDLIRRERITHYCGAPIVQSAIANAPAEFREGIDHTVHAMVAGAAPAPAVIAKMKEIGFDLLHVYGLTEVYGPATVCAKQAHWEALPDEERARLNARQGVRYHLEAGATVLDPDTMAPVPADGETLGEIMFRGNICMKGYLKNPHATDEAFHGGWFHTGDLGVLTPDGYIRIKDRRKDIIISGGENISSIEVEDALYRHPAVAVAAVVAMPDPKWGEVPCAFVELREGARATEEEIVAHCRQLLAGFKVPKVVRFGELPKTSTGKIQKFQLRNAVGSDKAIDLAGDKK
- a CDS encoding methyl-accepting chemotaxis protein codes for the protein MRLTQLGRVSVGARLAALACALVALLFTVFAWALAHFASQQLADEAHARISDKEQSIRAMVEMFDKALSAEASRSMSLFASFLPADFSLDPARTVDIGGVAAPTLSAGGQPLDLDYSIPDQFLKKSGAIATIFARDGDDFVRITTSLKKQDGARAVGTRLDRASPAYAPLVAGRSYTGLAKLFGRQYITQYKPVTDATGRVIGALFVGLDVGAELQVVQDGIRALKVGENGYYFVLDASPGASRGTFVVHPDAAGQRADDARAPYTQMLAAGHGRLAYTSADPAAHDSQPTAKFVSFTTIPQWQWLVGGIAIDDELLAGMRTLRDRFLMIAGVLVAAFAALFVVVVKRVVSRPLDAAARASERYAAGDLSVRIRDGEAARGATRNDEIGRLVQAVDGIGDGLARIVAQVRSGSADIARGMVGIAAGSGDIAARIATQASSVEQTAASMEQITAAVQQNAEHAAQANALVANASTAATDGDAAVQRVVATMDEIGRATRRIAEITGAIEGIAFQTNILALNAAVEAARAGEHGKGFAVVAAEVRALAQRSAAAVKEIDALSAESSTTVEQGYRIADAARGTMRDIVARVDQVRTLIGEISSASREQSTGIEQVNQAVTQIGEATQQNATLISDAERAAVALRDQAAQLSEAVSVFRLERDA